The Myxococcales bacterium genome includes the window GCATTTCGTACGCGCCAATGTCGCAGGGTTGGTTTCTAGCATGGCCGTCCACGTCCGAAGCGATCGAGGCCATCCATGCAAGCGGTGGCAGGCACATGCCTGCGCCCTGCGCGGGCGAGGTCGGCTGCACCCGGAAATTGCCGCCCGGGGCATCGATGAACTTTGGATCGCCGCCAACGGGTGCCATCCGCGTGACGCCGCCCACAGTCGCGGGCTCGACGAGGTCTTGGTACGACGTGCACGTGTGGCATTGAATTTGTGACCCACCCAAGAACATGCTTGTATTGGCCGCCACGATGTTGCTCGCCAGCACGGGGGCGACATTCGCCCCGCCGAGAATCCCCGCGCCACTGCTTGTGCTGCTGTAGTTGTTTGCCACCGTATTGCCAACGATCGCGATTTGCCGCGTGCAGCCAAAGCACGCCGCATCATCGATCAGGATGCCCGGTCCGGACGAGGCCGCGAGGCCGCCGTTGTGCGCGATGACATTGCTTTCGATCCGCAGGACTCGCCCCGTGGCCCTCACCCCGCCGGAGGGATTGTGAATAACCTGGTTTCGGGCGAGGAGAAAACCGCTGCCCTTTAGCTCTACGGCGCGTGTCGAGGCCCCGGTGATGATCGAATCGCTGATGGTGACGCATGTCCCAAGGTCAGGGCACAACGCCTCGATCAACATCCCAACGTCAACGTTTTCGATCGCGACGTTCGCTACTGTGAGCGCTGTGTGGCTCGCGATGATCGCGGCGGCGAGGTTGTTAAATGTCGTCGCAGCAATTTCGGTTCGATGCCCCTCCTCGCCGACGTCGTTTTTCACCACGATCGCGTAGCCGCCGTCATAAAACGCCGCGTCGCGGACGCTCAGCTCGCACTGGGATGCCGCAACGCCAAGGTCACTTTGCACGCGCACATCTTGAAGTGACAAGGTTGCGCCATCGCGGCAGCTAAACGCGGTGCCCTGCGTCGATACCTCGATGCCGGCGATTGCGACGTTTG containing:
- a CDS encoding right-handed parallel beta-helix repeat-containing protein, with protein sequence MPKEPLASQSIFLSFLPVALAACSVTTELGATGAPAVPNCGTADVSCTGCLANHSCASGICDRLSATCHQPEAIAYVAQNGVGDACTQTDPCGSLAAAAAVLTPTRRAVLVAPGIYGEGAAFDHAFPVEIYGEGAIFIGGQEIVTISAHGAANVAIAGIEVSTQGTAFSCRDGATLSLQDVRVQSDLGVAASQCELSVRDAAFYDGGYAIVVKNDVGEEGHRTEIAATTFNNLAAAIIASHTALTVANVAIENVDVGMLIEALCPDLGTCVTISDSIITGASTRAVELKGSGFLLARNQVIHNPSGGVRATGRVLRIESNVIAHNGGLAASSGPGILIDDAACFGCTRQIAIVGNTVANNYSSTSSGAGILGGANVAPVLASNIVAANTSMFLGGSQIQCHTCTSYQDLVEPATVGGVTRMAPVGGDPKFIDAPGGNFRVQPTSPAQGAGMCLPPLAWMASIASDVDGHARNQPCDIGAYEMP